One genomic segment of Hordeum vulgare subsp. vulgare chromosome 2H, MorexV3_pseudomolecules_assembly, whole genome shotgun sequence includes these proteins:
- the LOC123429150 gene encoding uncharacterized protein LOC123429150, producing the protein MAAGPLVLWNHRSMQILVLLSLGLQLVLFVFAGIRRRQTLPVRRFLLWLAYLIADSTAVYAVGHLSFGSAVRENQLVAFWAPFLLLHLGGPDNITAYALQDNQLWLRHLTILIVQVLGAGYVLKKHITVARGQDGKLLLIASILMFALGLVKYGERTWALKCSTLESIGASVKTQPPAIHNHNHPQDIATEGEFHLRRAHSLFHICKRAIGDSSVVEEDSVEITVHFGTAVQGVELWTLMEIELSLMYDVLYTKAAVIHTFFGYLVRFVGPLSAITSMLLFQFTSKDGYDRADVAITYVLLGGAVFMETASLLNALASSWTFAFLSTTRWSWLRYTTLCNERWDRLRRAVVWLRNLVKGRVGGDSRYKSRRWSYTIGQYNLLHFCTRPADMPLGRLAKAMGLDEWWNRKHYSGTVEMSGEIKFRIALYMKRLYSKGRFSTGMLRKKWGEDPLESRGLYHKGILKDSLGFEFQEGIIIWHIATEIFLAKSKRAKAVDAAPEVHFIRMMSDYMMFLLVDRPYMLPGQPQKKLYRRTCERLVTMRSADPRYPSRARITDLFCVYDGPNSSTSRVAERVELANNLYDEYQDREYGEVAPRLIHMAQLAKELLEKERDGTTDSLKLVLEVWMDILIYASHKCSRESHAQKLNSGGELTTIVWLMAEHIYLASAPERDDVI; encoded by the coding sequence CAGACGCTCCCCGTGCGGAGGTTCCTCCTGTGGCTAGCGTACCTCATAGCCGACTCCACCGCCGTGTACGCCGTCGGCCACCTGTCATTTGGCAGCGCCGTGCGTGAGAACCAGCTCGTCGCGTTCTGGGCGCCGTTCCTGCTGCTCCACCTCGGCGGCCCGGACAACATCACCGCCTATGCGCTCCAGGACAACCAGCTCTGGCTCCGACACCTCACCATCCTCATCGTGCAGGTCCTCGGAGCGGGCTACGTCCTCAAGAAGCACATCACCGTCGCCCGCGGCCAGGACGGGAAGCTGCTCCTGATCGCCTCCATTTTGATGTTCGCCCTCGGCTTGGTCAAGTACGGGGAGAGGACGTGGGCGCTCAAGTGCAGCACCCTGGAGAGCATCGGCGCCTCCGTCAAGACCCAGCCGCCCGCCATCCACAACCATAACCATCCTCAGGACATAGCCACGGAGGGGGAGTTCCACCTGCGACGAGCCCACTCGCTGTTCCACATCTGCAAGCGCGCCATCGGCGACTCCTCAGTGGTCGAGGAGGATTCCGTGGAGATCACCGTGCATTTCGGTACAGCAGTACAGGGCGTGGAGCTGTGGACGCTGATGGAGATCGAGCTTTCCCTCATGTACGACGTCCTCTACACCAAGGCAGCCGTCATCCACACCTTCTTCGGCTACCTGGTCCGCTTCGTCGGGCCTCTTAGCGCCATCACCTCGATGCTGCTGTTCCAGTTCACCTCCAAGGACGGCTACGACAGAGCCGACGTCGCCATCACCTACGTCCTGCTGGGCGGCGCCGTGTTCATGGAGACGGCGTCGCTCCTGAACGCGTTGGCGTCATCCTGGACCTTTGCGTTCCTGAGCACTACCAGGTGGAGCTGGCTTCGGTACACCACCCTGTGCAACGAGAGATGGGACAGGCTCCGGCGCGCCGTCGTGTGGCTTCGTAATCTTGTCAAGGGACGAGTTGGCGGTGACAGTAGGTACAAGTCAAGAAGGTGGTCATACACCATCGGGCAGTACAACTTGCTGCATTTCTGCACGCGCCCCGCCGACATGCCGCTCGGTAGGCTGGCCAAGGCAATGGGACTCGACGAGTGGTGGAACCGGAAGCACTACTCGGGGACCGTCGAGATGTCTGGTGAGATCAAGTTCCGTATCGCTCTCTACATGAAGCGGTTGTACAGCAAGGGGAGGTTCAGCACGGGCATGCTAAGGAAGAAGTGGGGCGAGGATCCGCTGGAGAGCCGTGGGCTTTACCACAAAGGCATCCTCAAGGACTCCCTCGGCTTCGAGTTCCAGGAGGGCATCATCATCTGGCACATCGCCACCGAGATCTTCCTTGCCAAAAGCAAGAGAGCCAAGGCAGTGGATGCTGCGCCTGAGGTGCATTTTATTAGGATGATGTCCGACTATATGATGTTCCTATTAGTGGATCGTCCCTACATGCTGCCAGGACAGCCCCAAAAGAAGTTGTACCGGCGGACCTGCGAGAGGCTGGTCACCATGCGATCGGCTGATCCTAGGTACCCGAGTCGTGCACGCATCACGGATCTGTTCTGTGTGTATGATGGCCCAAACTCTAGCACTTCCAGGGTCGCGGAGAGAGTGGAGCTTGCAAACAACTTGTACGATGAGTACCAAGATCGAGAGTATGGCGAAGTTGCTCCTCGCCTCATTCACATGGCTCAACTTGCCAAAGAGCTACTGGAGAAGGAGAGGGATGGCACGACCGACTCTTTGAAGCTTGTCCTGGAAGTGTGGATGGACATTCTTATTTACGCGAGCCACAAGTGCAGCAGGGAGTCCCACGCCCAGAAGCTCAATAGTGGTGGCGAGTTGACAACCATCGTGTGGCTTATGGCAGAACACATATACCTAGCGTCGGCCCCAGAAAGAGATGATGTAATATAA